The Caloenas nicobarica isolate bCalNic1 chromosome 30, bCalNic1.hap1, whole genome shotgun sequence genome contains a region encoding:
- the LOC135999816 gene encoding olfactory receptor 14A16-like, which produces MQLYVLEASPKVSTGTVCGICKEGPLVQAILNSCEAGVHAHRQQVSNSSSITQFLLLAFTDTRELQLLHFWLFLGIYLAALLGNGLIITTIASDQHLHTPMYFFLLNLSFLDLGCISTTVPKSMANSLWDTRDISYQGCVSQVFLLLFAISAECALLTVMAYDRYVAVCKPLHYGTLLDSRACVHMAAAAWATGFVYAGMHTTNTFSLPLCKGNALDQFFCEIPQILKLSCSHSYLREFGLLGFSGFLVLGSFIFILLSYVQIFRAVLRMPSEQGRHKAFSTCLPHLAVISLFIGTGAFAYLKHHSISSPSLDLVVSVLYSVVPPTLNPLIYSLRNQELKDALRKLMTGCFQQP; this is translated from the exons atgcagctgtacgtcctggaggcatctcctaaagttagcacaggcacagtttgtgggatctgtaaggaggggcCTCTTGTTCAAGCAatattgaacagctgtgaagccgg TGTCCATGCCCATCGGCAGCAagtgtccaacagcagctccatcacccagttcctcctcctggcgttcacagacacacgggagctgcagctcttgcacttctggctcttcctgggcatctacctggctgccctcctgggcaacggcctcatcatcaccaccatagcctctgaccagcacctgcacacccccatgtacttcttcctgctcaacctctccttcctcgacttgggctgcatctccaccactgtccccaaatccatggccaattccctctgggacaccagggacatctCTTACCAAGGTTGTGTTTCTCAggtctttctccttttatttgcaATATCAGCAGAGTGTGCCCTTCTCACGGTCATGGCCTATGACCGTTACGTTGCcgtctgcaaacccctgcactacgggaccctcctggacagcagagcttgtgtccacatggcagcagctgcctgggccactgggtttgTCTATGCTGGGATGCACACAActaatacattttcactgccactgtgcaagggcaatgccctggaccagttcttctgtgaaatcccccagatcctcaagctctcctgctcacactcctacctcagggaattTGGGCTTCTTGGTTTCagtggttttctggttttgggaagttttattttcatcctgctgtcctatgtgcagatcttcagggctgtgctgagaatgccctctgagcagggacggcacaaagccttttccacgtgcctccctcacctggctgtgatCTCTCTGTTTATCGGCACTGGTGCATTTGCCTATCTAAAACAccactccatctcctccccatccctggatctggtggtgtctgttctgtactcagtggtacCTCCGACactgaaccccctcatctacagcttgaggaaccaggagctcaaggatgctcTTAGGAAGCTGATGACTGGATGTTTTCAGCAGCCATAG